From Nocardioides faecalis:
CCTGCCGGAGGTGCCGGGACGTGGCGCGCCGGCGGGGATGACCGGCCGCACCCTCGGCGTGGTCAGCGAGCTGGACGCGGACCTGCAGCCGAGCGGGTGGCGCCTGACCGGCTCCTCCGGCGCGCCGCCGCTGGACCAGCGCCGGGCCCGGAGCCAGCTCGGCCAGGACCTGGACTCCCTGGAGGAGCAGGCGAGCACCCACGCCGGCGCCTTCAAGGTGCAGCTGGTGGGGCCGTGGACGCTGGCCGCCACGGTGGAGCGCCCGCGGGGCGACAAGCTGCTGGCCGACCACGGTGCGCGCCGCGACCTCGCGCAGGCCCTCGCGCTGGGCGTGGCCGACCACGTCGCCGACCTGCGCCGCCGACTGCCCGCGGCCACCGAGATCATCGTCCAGCTCGACGAGCCCGGGCTTCCCGCCGTGCTGAGCGGCTCGGTGCCGACCGCGTCCGGGTTCTCCCGGCACCGCACGGTGCACCCGCCGGAGGCGAGCGAGGCGCTGGCGTGGGTGCTCGGCGCCATCGCCGGGGCCGGTGCCACGCCGTGGGTGCACTGCTGCGCCCCCGACGTGCCGGTCGGGCTGCTGCGTGGCGCCGGCGCGCGCGGCGTCGCCGTCGACCTCACGGCACTCGCCGCCGCCGACCTGGACGTGCTGGCCGAGACGCTCGAGGCCGGCGACAGCGTCGTGCTCGGCGTCGTACCGGGCACGGACCCCGAGGCGGTGCCCGGCGACGGTGAGGTCACCGACACCGTGCTGCGCTGGTTGGACCTGCTGGGCCTGGACCCGGAGCGGGTGGGGGACCGGCTCCTGGTGGCGCCGTCCTGCGGCACCGCCGGTGCCTCCGCTGCCTGGGCGCGCGGGTCGCTGAGGCTGCTGCGCACCGCGGCCCGCAACGCGACCTGACCTGACCTGCCCGCAACGCGGCCTGACCCGCCCGGACGAGCCGGACGGGCCAGGAGGGAGCACCGCGGATCAGACGCGGCCGCGCGCCGTTCAGACCGGCGGCGCCGGCACGTCCTCGGCGGCCTTGCCGTCGGTGGTGCCGTCGGTGCGCTCGGCAGTGCTGCCGGTGACGTCCTCGCCGTGCCCGGCACCCTGCGGGCCGGTCAGCTCGGTCGGGCTGACCCGCATGAACGTCCAGATCACCAGCGAGGCGACGAGCATCAGCACGGAGGCGCCGAGGAACGCGTGGGTGGCGCCCTCGGTGTAG
This genomic window contains:
- a CDS encoding methionine synthase, whose protein sequence is MVRATGIGSFPGEHQRDFDTALAVVLDELAADERGLPFLPEVPGRGAPAGMTGRTLGVVSELDADLQPSGWRLTGSSGAPPLDQRRARSQLGQDLDSLEEQASTHAGAFKVQLVGPWTLAATVERPRGDKLLADHGARRDLAQALALGVADHVADLRRRLPAATEIIVQLDEPGLPAVLSGSVPTASGFSRHRTVHPPEASEALAWVLGAIAGAGATPWVHCCAPDVPVGLLRGAGARGVAVDLTALAAADLDVLAETLEAGDSVVLGVVPGTDPEAVPGDGEVTDTVLRWLDLLGLDPERVGDRLLVAPSCGTAGASAAWARGSLRLLRTAARNAT